The Rhipicephalus sanguineus isolate Rsan-2018 chromosome 10, BIME_Rsan_1.4, whole genome shotgun sequence genome segment TATCTGGCACCCATTCACTGTAATACTACTTTGAGGAAATAATGTAGCATTGCTGGCAGGTCTGTAACGAGTTTCCTGTTGGAAAAATTATTATTTCCAACTTAATTTTTTTGCCACCAGCTGGAACAGTTCAGAAGCACCTCTAGAAATACTTATTCGATGAAATATTTCAGCTATGGCCAACAGACTCGCCTCATAATCTCTACATTTAGGATAGGTAGGTTGAAATTGGTTGGGACCACCAGGAACAAGCACTGGACAAGGCGAGTAGCAGTAGTCATAAAATTGTGTTTGCTGATGAGTTGACCTGAAAGCCTGCGATGAGATGTGGTGAAAATATTGCCACACTTATCTGGTGACATCATAATGTCCCAGTTGGCTTCCCAAATGTAAGAGAGGAACATGCCACATGAGATCCCATTCAGTCATGTCCATTAACTGGGTTAGTCTTGCACACCAACTTTCGCTTAAGTGGCGTGATGACATTGAATCCCCGAGCCACTAGGCAATGCCGCAGCAAGTGTGATGTGTCCACGCTGAAATATGTTCAACTGTTGCCAACAAgttgaatgtacaatttcattcaGAACAGGCTGAGATGACCAATTCAAATTATGTCAGTCCCAGACTAGAAGCCTGTGCAGGTTGGTTGTAGTACGTGATGGGGGTGTGAGGAGAGCAAAATCGACTTAGGGGAAAGGCAGAAGGGTGAAGAGTGCTGGTTTCACTCTCCACAGCCGTCTTTTCATAGTCGGTTTTGCGCTGTtcacaccagtggcgtagccggggggtggcacaccgggcccgcgtgccccccgccccccgaaatttttttctcccatgggatacagagcccaaaatgacactcgaccacacttacctgccgggaccccatgtcggatcaagggcgtgccctccccccccccccccccccgaaaaaaatttctgcctacgccactggttcaCACTACCATTTCAATCCAGCTGGAACAATTCTTGAACACCACGCTTCACCATTCACACCTGATCTCTACCCCATTTCAATCCAGCTGGAACAATTCCTCCTGATCACCACGCTTCACCGTTCACACCTGATCACTCGGTATAAGCgtttatcgagcggccgtgcccgAATTTCGGTCAGGCGTTAGTCAAGCATAGCATCGAGGCACCCCAGTCAAGCACAGCAAGGAGTGCCCCTAGCGGTCCACACACTTCAGTCGAGGTGCTGCTCGAGCGCTTCCACGGAGGACGTGGCCGCCTGTCGCAGGAAGCGTCGCGCCTGGCTGCGCGTCACGCGGCGGATGACGCCGAAGGCCACGACCACCTGCGTGGCCAGCATCAGCGCCAGCGGCAGGTCGACGGCGCGCTCCAGAGGCAGAGGACGGGCGCCGCCCAGAGCGAGGAAGGCCAGCAGGGGCAGCTGCAGCAGCACGCTCAGCAGCCAGAAGCCCGCCAGCGCCGGCATCTGCAGCACGTTTACCCGCAGTTCCTGTTGTAATGTTTCGAACCCAGAGAGCACGCGGTGAAACGTGCCACGTGGCCAGATTCCTTCTAGGCGCTCGAAAGCCTTCGCAGAGAGTAACAATTGGGCGAGAATTGGTGGatagcttaacgaaatatttgtggcgcaactgataacaagaaagaaaaaatgagagaagacaggataAGGCGCAGATCCTGTCGCCCTATCCCTATCCTGGCGCTATTCCTATCCCTATCCTAGTCATATTCTGGCGTCCTATCCCGTCTTCTCTCGGTTTTCTTTCATGTTCTCAGCTACACCACAAATATTTCTGAAAGCCATGACGAACAAGAGTACCCTTTGGGGTGTAAAATTGTCTTCTGCGAAAAAAGAGTGAGGGCCGTAACTAGTAGGATTCCGTCGGCGCTCGAAAGCCCTAGCTCGCACTTTCTTGGACTTTGTGGTCACCAGGGGTGCCACAGAAGAACGATTCCTCAATTTACACCATCAAGCGTAGCTGCGTAAGGGTGTTCGCCAGAGAACAAGTGAAAGCACCCTTACGAGGGCGTAGAATTGTCTACCGTACACTCTAAAGGAAGTTTGCACCAAGCGTAAAGGTGTTCGCCATGGAACAAATCAAAGCACCCTTATAAGGGCGTAAAATTGTCCACCATACCGTGACTCTATAAAGGGGTTTGTACCTCCCCTTCCCTCCCACAATATTGCGTCGTGCTCCTTTATGAATAGCAGAAATAAGCGTCGTTCAAATCAACAGTCTACCGGAATCCAAGACCACCACTCCTGCACGTCAGGCATAAGCCACAGCGCCAAGTTGTGCCTCCGTCTTTCACCGCCTTCAGGCTAGTTtacctattagccccgagaacgaacactggcggcgcggcagtcgcggcgatgtgacgtcacggcaaggactcgcttgctctgGGTACTCTGGGGCCGTGGTcaagccggtggcatgatgcgagcttcgcgtccgggccttcaggtgtcgcccccatcgaaacgacgacagcgcaccgccggcagcggtaatcgaaacgccgtctaagcctttttttcgccgattttatttgtaagacttcaggtcAATATGGACAAAAAACCGTTTCACATTTAATTTTATGCTGTcagaagcgtgtatagcgcgaaggctaaaaagatttcaaagtgacgcacttttgtggcagcgcaaaccagaaaacagaagtcacgccgcactggtggccgtgaaagggacgcgggtatgttcatatcagttacagacagtttgctgaatactgtgaacgaagtggtgcgacatcttgagcagcagaagtgcagggactttagcggtatacctttcttataccagcgaaggcttcgtgcagttggatctatttatcatccaacgctggacagcttctgtgctccggacatctgtggtggggctatgcgtagtacgtattttttttgcatataaacgcttatgcatgcatgttattcgctggtatacatgctaaaacgctacttacgtgtccttcattttgtgtaaccatcgatgcagtcgcaataaaataatttattgcagcaagtttgtgtgatcagcgttctcatttcgctcggcctgtatgcggcagtactgccctactaaagtaagtatgtaagatacttgtgagtacctaatgagtaattgactaCAGTGTACATTATGGAAACGAGAAAAATTCAGGTAGGGTGGAGAGGAGGCTGCCGGAGCAAGCGGGGGAcagcggcgacgcagaagcagacgacgacggcatcgtctgctatgcggaacgccagccgccatatcaaagcgcccttgtgcgtttcaaacatatttcattttatacacagctataaaatctacaaacaatattcgtagttcttaaaactaaattgcatgtgaaaaatgataaaagctttttctgttgagagcaagataacatttttaattgtttttgcaactaccgttagaatccagacggcgctaccatcgtgtccaaattttcgtccccattggctctatggacatgtcactcgCTTGCCGTGGTACAGCCGAggctcgcctttttctgcgctcGCCGCGTGCCCGCTCTTTCGCGAtccggtggtgattactgctcgtTCTTGAGATGAAGATTTCCCAaggtagaaggtggaagtttCCATTAATAGCGAACGTTTAGTAAGCtgagaaagtttggataatatagcttataatgggcgaattcccgtccgaactGAAGATTCACCGTGagaatggtgatgcacgagagcaagacattcgttgttttcgccgcgtactccaagacattgGTGCTAcataatttacgctaatggttcgaacttcattacaacttggcgtagactccactgttagaacacgcgtcccgaagattaaaagttaaattaggacgttttcagttcactaactacattgtggTTTATCGCACAAGTTATGTCTggctttgcagattatctaggtgatttgacagaattgcgctttctgctgcaggagactttagatgaatctgtctatcaaaACAAATCACTTATTACATCCGgaacattaaacaaaataatactgccacacacaatggtttcggaaattctgaggtgttagtatacttggattatgtaaacatttcttctcaacgcTCGTCTGGTATTATGTGGACGTATACCCTGATTagctgaactgctggtccgatcaaccgccgggtcacatgcggtaatgttaaattcacgtgggagcactgttgatagcaatcgcgtgcaaaacaaacgcctgaaagtcgaaatgagcgttttgaactgtctcgatggcactctcagtgacgtggcccacgtatttttttttttttttcacgtattaattaaacgtccttcgccttaatgagtgaATTAATGGTCTCGAACGTCATGTCCACATTAAGGTTGATGATGATCAGGGGTATCTCAAATGCAAAGAACATTAATTTACCAGCTGGCTATATAAACTAGTACTTAATAAAgcgtaacagcgccgttgctacgatgctgcatgaatacacattctgacagcaataaggagtttccgcaattaacctcaacatTTTTATGTTGTGAAGTCAagcccgaaattattgcgagaaaaacgtgaaactaaacaacatgatgagtgagcgagtacacaagaaaaacaaacacaacaactgcggcggtattctcgggcgagcgctctcgagatattttgcgaagctcagtcgctttcgtaatcgtgcgcggggcttgccacgccggcaagaacgctgtccacCGATaccggatgcgtccgatgcaaataacacttgtggaggcgaagccatcatattttttaaaggaatcgcccgtgaacaacgcaacctaataatgtcttgcgtgtcaagaccacgacatgagtgtgagacacgctgcagattagttttgaccgcctcgaattatttaacgtgctcctgtatctaagcagaggaatgttgcttttcacacccttcggaatgcggctgctgtggtcggtaATCAGACCGATCCCAGAAGTTAGCAGCACGACAAACccgatcacccctttcaaagtgtgcacgacggcgcgcggacaccgttggggactgtgaagaaaaaatgcatataacttttCGTCGTTTTaataggaacattatcgatgctgttttcgtcattcatctgaagcttgtgACAGGAAAaaggcgaacgtaaacagcggaacagcgaacgaagcaagcgcgcgatatgccggtgcgtcacggcgggcgtcgaagagtccttgccgtgacctcatccacgcctcccgccaggtggcgacaccccaacttctcggggctaatagtctCATGGACGCTCACATGCGCGTAAGCTATCTTACCTCCTCCCCAAGGTTTCCTGCGTAGCCCAGGTAGAGCCGTGCTGGTTCCACGGCTGTCATCATAATCAAGATGGCCGCCGAGATGGTCTGCTGCGTGAGCGACAGGTGGCGGAGCGCGCAGATCAGAGACGGAGGTGGTAAACTGAGATGGATCAAGAGAAGCGTACCGAGACGACTGCGTTCATTTATGTTCAATCGATGACAGTCTCTCACCACTCCCAACCACACGCGTTACACGATACTACCAGATACAGCAAACATGTAAGCATCTAGTAAGCGGTACGCACAGCACCAGATACCGCGGACAGTTAGCCTTCCGATTATGTAAACGGATTTATACTGAAGCGAAGccttttaattattattattttctcttCTCTCTACGCTGCGTGGACGGCTGCCTGTCCAAATAAAGTGGGCCCATCCTGGAGACGTGTAGTCAAAGGCTCGGACGTGATGAGCCGACCTGTACACCAATGGGTAACGTGTGTTCCCGGCAGCATGAATTTCTTTGTGGTTGGTAACGCGAGCCGATGCCGGATACAGTGCAACGTCACAGCACCGTACGTTGTTGCATAAGGTCAAACACGTTGTGCGCAGCATGTCTCAGCGCAGGTCTCCACAGGGAAGCTATCGCTTCACTTTTAATGTCAATCATGATCCGGCGGTTTCTTCATTTTATGCTTTTAATTAACTAGTTAGCAAAGACGCTCGCCGTACGTCTAGCCGTAACGCTCCCTACCGCGCAAAGGCGAATGCTTCCAAGGGAGGAAGTGAAGTGGGCTTCTCCTCAGAAACACCGGTATCGTGGTGAAGCTAGCTTCGACGTGCGCGCATGCACGCatgcgagcaggggcgtagccaaggggggggggtgttggggggttcaacccccccccccccccttgaaaaaaatttctggctacgcccctgcatgcgaGGAGAGGCGGCGCGTAATAATACtaatgctactactactactactaataataataataatacatagaAAGAGCTAGGTTGGGTTTCGTGCGAGAACAAATCATGAACATTaagcaaaaataaacaaataagacAGATCGCTTTTTTTTCCCATTCTTTTTTGCCTTTACTTTCGGATCGGTTGTTCCAGGAAGACACGTGCTGCAAGCAGTGTGCCGATTATTTGCATAAGGTGTTCCCGTAAGTTACGAATTAGAATTATGTGCCGGAACGTCAGTAGTACATATGAGCGACGCTTTAACGCCAAAACAGCGCTATAATTCGATTATACAGCACTcctcaagatatatatatatatatatatatatatatatatatatatatatatatatatatatatatatatatatatatatatatatatatatatatatatatatatatatgtgtgtgtgtgcgtgtgtgtgtactttCGATATAAATTGCTATTTGAGAAGGCACGCAGTTGTAAAAGGGACCTCATACGCTTTGCAACAAGTAGTGCGAGACTGTGTGCGTGGAGATGTGTGCATAATGATAGACACCTTGAtgtagaaggcgagacagcgggATACGAGCCACAGTGGAGAGTAGAAAAGATTGAAGTAGACGGCCATTTGCAGCGGCAAGCTGGTCAACAGTTCCTCACCTGAAAAATACGAGTACATACCACATATAAGTAGTGTTTCGAGGATCATTTATACGATCGTTTTTTAGCTAAATAACCCACCGAGATTTTTTTATCAGAGAAGCATAACTAAACGAGAAAAAgctaccagtggcgtagccaaggggtggcacaccgggcccatgctcccctccccgaaatttcTTTTTGCCAGGGCATACAGAGCAAACAATGACACTTGAccatatctgcctgcccggcccccactttagatcaagaaggtgcccccccccccccccaataaaaaaatctgcctacgcccctgctatagACGCAGTACCGTATCTCCTGTATCGCTTTTGTCTTCGCTCCCTTGGTTCGAGTGTATGCATATTCTATAAAGCAACAGAGCCACAGCGCGTACTTTGCAGTAGCGTTAAACTTGTTACAAATATTTGATTGGGTCACACAAGACCTGTTGGCATAACGGAAAAATGACGTCAATTGAAATATTTATCGCAATGCATTTGTATAGCTTTTGACCTAGCTTCTGATGAAGAAAGGAGATCAAATTAACAAAAACGCTGAACTTCTCGTCAGacttaagcgggggacagacggtccgattttccatgcgatccgacggccgacgccgcggtgggggagagggaatggtggctgtacgatgctatgaaaggtcaccattccggtttcccctccgccgtgtcggacgtcgaatcgcatgaaaaatcgtaccgtccgTCTCGCCCTTTATAGCTGGTATTGTTAAAATGTTGTTTTGCATTACGTACCCAAGTGACTTGTTGATTTTGGTTAGAAAAGTACCACATTTACATCCAGCGAGATATTCAAAACATCTATTGTATCTTGTCGTCGCCACTCAAAGAAGAACTGTGGTGTTGAAAACATTGGTTACGCTTCGAGTTGCGGCGAACTGTGTTGAAAAATAATACACCCCAATAACAGTTCCACCTTTTGAGGAGTTTTTGTTGTGTGACAAAAAACTCCTCAAAGGGTGCAACTGTTATTGGGGCGTACTGTGGTTAACCATAATCATTCGCGATATCTGGTGTGCGGGCCGTATAACGACGCATGCCCGGTAGTTTCAGTCCACAATCGGCGTGTGTACTTTGGGTTGACATAACATTCTTGACAGGTAAGTAGCGAGCgcacagttttcaagaaaagaaaacgcaagcaagccaggtgGCGATTGTTGGTGGAATATTACACCCCAAAGGGTGTACTCGATCGTTTCTTTAGAATGCGCAATACACAAGAGAATGTCACAGGCACAGCGGCAACGTGCGACGGTGCAACTCTGCAGGTTGCCGTTCACTGAGTACAGCTTTACGTAATACTAAATTCTTACCGTGCTTTACGGCAATCGCCCTTGATCTGCTGCAGCTGAGGTGCAGGCCGGGGAATATCGTTTCCGAAACTGCTTCGACCAGAGTTCTCACTGACGCCATGCTTTGGGCTGCGTTGCGCTACAGCGTGCTTTATTTTATCGCCCAACAAGAGCACGTTCCAATGTTTTGTTGTCATTAATCGTAACCCAGGCAACGAACGTGCGGAAGCGCATTTCAAAAGTGGCGCTCCGTCTATGACTTCCACCATGGTCTCCGCGTTAGCGTTTACACGCTCAACTTCGAGAAATTGGCTTCGTATATTTTGCTAGAAGCTTCGTTCTTTTGAAACGATCACAATAACGGCGCAATCGACACGTTACGAGTACGTAACGCTGCGTGACGCAACAGGTGGCGTAGGCGGCAATGAGATCACCAAACAAATAGCAGCGTCGTTTGCGAGCGTACCTGACAGGTGGCGCAAGGTGGTATTTTGAATTTTTACGCTTGCGGATGCTCTGAGTGACGAGGTGTGGTCGGTCGCTACTGCGAGGACACCGTAAAGTGGGGGAAAAAAGAGAAGTTATGTCTACGTGACAGCGACGAAACAACAAAAACTGAACCGCCTCAGCCGTAAGTGATCGCGCATCTTATGCCGATTGTGTTGTTAGCACGAGAAGATATCCCATCTCAAGCTCGTCGTCGTGTTTTAGTTTGTGGCGTCCGCCACGCTACAGGAGGAATGTTGTGGCATGCTTTTTCGGAAGTGGTAACCCGATGATTCGCCCGTTGAGCCGCTCCGGCTGATTGAGTAGTCACATAACCGGCTACTTCTCGTTACACCCTTCAGATGGCTACCACCGAGGCGGCGAGGCTCGGCCTTCTATGTTTATTCTTCGCAAGCGGTAAGTATGCACACTTCTATTCGATGTGTGTGTCACCTCTCTCAAAACGTTGACTCAACGGccggagcacacacacacacaccccgtTTCTCGGAGTAAATTACTCGCGAAAACAATAGGCGCTCGGTGTCAGTGCGGTGTATTTGAACTATTCGCTCTCGCTGTGTGGGGAACTCCCTTCGTGTCAAGCTTGTGCCGTCTTGAGTCAGGAATTAGAAAAGGCCGCTGGCGTTTGAACGGGAATAAATTAGCGCGCTACGATAACGCGCGTACGTAGCAACTTACTACGAGGATGTTGCTTCGATTTGTGTCGCGGCACGTAGTACATATTCTTGCGTGCCCGTTCAAACTATTTGCGCGGTAGGGCTCGTGCGTGGACTGCGTTGATGGCATCGTCAGCTACGCCCAAAGCGATGCGCGCTCATCACGTAAACAATTAAAGTATGGAGGTCACACCGGCTCCCTTTGGGAAAGGCGCTTGAGGATGATGAGATGCGCATCTCGGAAATTAATCGGAACTGTTTGATCGCGGGCGCTAGCTTTTCGCGCCGTGTGATCGTACTTTGTCGGTTGCGTGAAGTCGTGCAGTCAACAAGTGGTAGTTTCTTgttgcttcttcgcaaggaaatATTGATTGGTTTCTAGATTGGTTGATCGGTGGGGCAACACATACGgctgtcacacggtgcacttttaGTTGCAGTCGAACTTCTGGTTCCCGATTGGTTAATTTGCGCAAGCTGCGGAAGGAAGCCATTCGCGGACGAGTAATTCGATACTTATCAATCTTGATCGCGATCGGAAGTTCATCTTGTCACACCCGTATTAATTTCATACAAGCATATGTATAGAATTCGCCCTtgtatacatgtgtgtgtgtgtgtgtgtgtgtgtgtgtgtgtgtgtgtgtgtgtgtgtgtgtgtgtgtgtgtgtgtgtgtgtgtgtgtgtgtgtgtgtgtgtgtgttggtaggTCGAAGTGAGGTGCCAGATTAATTTCGACAACTTAAATTGAAGTGCGCAAGCATTTTCGCATTGTGTCCCCATCAAAATGCATGATCAGAAATTGAACCTGCCACCCCGTATCCGTGAGCAAAACGCCATAATCACGAAGCCACTGCAGAGGACACATTCATTAGAGTTGTATCAACAAGAAAGGTGCTGGTAATGTAGTTTACAACGTGTAAACTAGGGTACATTCCTATTGACAATGCTAGCACGTTCAATATTACAGAAGCAAGTGTGCCACCTTTTATGAATGTGGCCATACACTTCAAATGATCATTATTATCAGTATTTATTTCCATTGCAGGATGAAGGACTCTCTTATCGATATATAATGTGCCTGTTTTGTACAGTCTGAGCCGATCTTATGCTCGCTTGCAAGCTTGCTAGTTTCACCATGTCTCATAATTCTCTACTATCTTTTCCTGTGCTTCCCATTATGTCACTCTAATAGATCACCAGTTATCTTCAGTTCTATACATATCATAGCACGCCAAGctccttttttccttttcaatGTCAACTAGGACATCAGCTACCCTCATTTGCTATGTAATCCACACAGCTTTCTGCATGTCTTTTAATGTTATGGCTAACACTTTTCATTTTGTTACTCCTTGAATGGTTAACTTACCTAACTTTTTTTTGTAAGCTCAATTTCTGCTCCATATGCTAACACCAGTGAAGTGCAGtgattgtactttctttttttttgttttcgatgATAGCAAGCGGCAAATTGCTGGTGATGTTCTGGGGACATGTGCTGTGTGGGCTCCAACTCATTAGAACTTTCCTGTAAACATCAGTGTCCCAGTGGGGGAGTAATTAAGATAAATAAATGTACTCTGAACCATGAAATTTTTATCCTTTTGCCAGGCTATTGGATGTTACGTTTGTCCTCTGCATTCGCACTTTGTGTTGGCAGAGGTTCTGAATCACTTGTCACAAGCCATCCCCAGCATTACTGAACGGGACAGTGTTGAATGAAGGCTGTCGGTTGCTGATTAATGTTCTGTTGATCCTGTCTTGTTCTTTTCAGTGTAATAGCCTTAATTAATACTTCTA includes the following:
- the LOC119372680 gene encoding transmembrane protein 17-like, with amino-acid sequence MASVRTLVEAVSETIFPGLHLSCSRSRAIAVKHGEELLTSLPLQMAVYFNLFYSPLWLVSRCLAFYIKVSILSLTQQTISAAILIMMTAVEPARLYLGYAGNLGEEMPALAGFWLLSVLLQLPLLAFLALGGARPLPLERAVDLPLALMLATQVVVAFGVIRRVTRSQARRFLRQAATSSVEALEQHLD